The following proteins are encoded in a genomic region of Bradyrhizobium sp. SK17:
- a CDS encoding LysR family transcriptional regulator translates to MDLNAVKMFVSVVQAGSLSAAALRMGIPLPTLSRRIRELEKELKVALLERSARGTKLTDIGTRLYDRATLGIDALAEAEEAAKSDQARLRGRLRISLPTEFEPWWELIGAFQRRYPDVQVSAYTTDRRVDLVEEGIDVALRVGVLVHEAMVARRLLVYRHVLVASPQFMKRFGTPDTPDQITHRPCAVWCRDTNSGASWRLGEHVVRPQAILSTNSYLHLRNRALAGEVLTELPPFLATAHLQSGKLCAVLADHPMPEQEVSLLYPSHRHPSSIVRAYLDFCQASVGEFLSLPAARPAKDDRKASSRRGTRIRG, encoded by the coding sequence ATGGATCTCAACGCCGTCAAGATGTTCGTCAGCGTCGTCCAGGCGGGGAGCCTGTCGGCCGCCGCGCTGCGGATGGGGATCCCGCTGCCGACATTGAGCCGGCGAATCCGCGAGCTTGAGAAGGAGCTCAAGGTCGCCCTGCTGGAGCGATCGGCGCGCGGCACGAAGCTGACCGACATCGGCACCCGGCTCTACGACCGCGCTACCCTCGGAATTGACGCGCTGGCCGAAGCGGAAGAGGCCGCGAAGAGCGATCAGGCGCGTTTGCGGGGGCGTCTGCGGATTTCACTGCCGACGGAATTTGAGCCGTGGTGGGAGCTCATCGGCGCATTCCAGCGACGCTATCCCGACGTCCAGGTCAGTGCCTACACCACCGATCGCCGAGTTGATCTCGTGGAAGAGGGAATTGACGTTGCACTCCGCGTCGGCGTTCTCGTCCACGAAGCCATGGTGGCGCGAAGGCTCCTGGTCTATCGACACGTCCTCGTTGCCAGCCCGCAATTCATGAAGCGGTTTGGCACCCCGGACACACCGGATCAGATAACCCACCGCCCCTGCGCGGTCTGGTGTCGAGACACCAACAGTGGCGCTTCCTGGCGCCTCGGCGAGCACGTCGTCCGGCCGCAAGCGATTCTGTCCACGAACTCGTACCTGCATCTACGCAACCGGGCTCTGGCAGGCGAGGTATTGACCGAACTGCCCCCCTTTCTCGCGACCGCGCACCTCCAAAGCGGCAAGCTTTGCGCGGTGCTCGCAGATCACCCGATGCCGGAGCAGGAAGTCAGCCTGCTCTATCCGTCGCATCGCCATCCCTCCAGCATCGTCCGTGCCTATCTCGATTTCTGCCAAGCCAGCGTCGGAGAATTTCTGTCGCTACCGGCGGCACGGCCCGCGAAAGACGACCGAAAGGCCTCCTCGCGCCGGGGCACCCGGATCCGCGGGTGA
- a CDS encoding alpha/beta fold hydrolase: MASRPLFATARDGTSLFVQDWGTGKPVLLLAAWTFNSSVWGSQIVALNAKGYRCVAPDRRGHGRSDLPATGYDLDTLTNDVAAVIEQRDLRDLTVVAHSMGSIEAVNYLARHGSERVARLVLVAPTTPFIVQSEDNPDAVPRAMVDAQNAAIAQDFPKWMGENEAPFFMSDTPEATRAWIREMMLSVPLPVALACRKTISSADLRAAARAIDRQTLIVHGDRDASAPLELTGAKTARLIKGSRLAVYQGAPHALPLTHNARLMADLLAFMDS; the protein is encoded by the coding sequence ATGGCTAGCCGACCGCTTTTCGCGACCGCCAGGGATGGCACATCGCTGTTCGTGCAGGATTGGGGCACGGGCAAGCCGGTGCTCCTGCTCGCCGCCTGGACCTTCAACTCCAGCGTCTGGGGCAGCCAGATCGTGGCGTTGAACGCGAAGGGCTATCGCTGTGTCGCGCCGGACCGGCGCGGCCACGGCCGCTCCGACCTGCCGGCGACCGGATATGATCTCGACACGCTGACCAATGACGTCGCCGCCGTGATCGAGCAGCGCGATCTGCGCGACCTCACCGTCGTCGCGCATTCGATGGGATCGATCGAGGCCGTGAACTATCTGGCGCGTCATGGCTCCGAGCGCGTCGCACGGCTGGTGCTGGTGGCGCCGACCACGCCGTTCATCGTCCAGTCCGAGGACAACCCGGACGCGGTGCCGCGCGCGATGGTCGACGCGCAGAACGCTGCGATCGCGCAGGACTTCCCGAAATGGATGGGCGAGAACGAGGCGCCGTTCTTCATGTCCGACACGCCGGAGGCGACGCGGGCCTGGATCAGGGAGATGATGCTGAGCGTGCCGCTGCCGGTGGCGCTGGCCTGCCGCAAGACCATCTCGTCGGCCGACCTGCGCGCCGCAGCGAGGGCGATCGATCGTCAGACCCTGATCGTGCACGGCGACAGGGATGCCAGCGCGCCGCTGGAATTGACCGGCGCCAAGACAGCAAGGCTGATCAAGGGCAGCAGGCTCGCCGTCTATCAAGGCGCGCCTCACGCACTGCCGCTGACGCACAACGCGCGCTTGATGGCCGACCTGCTGGCCTTCATGGATAGCTAG
- a CDS encoding aromatic ring-hydroxylating dioxygenase subunit alpha, translated as MTITQRDRDLGTAYAMKPSTTRTELTSVVRGTPMGELLRRYWHPVGLAGDATDIPRKVRALGEDLILFRDRHGRIGLLHARCCHRGTTLYYGKVEEDGIRCCYHGWKFDTEGRCLEQPCEPEGGLFKDKVRQPWYPVQERYGLIFAYMGPADRKPVLPRYECLETMDDGEFVEADDSSIGGGGPAVIPCNWLQHFENVADPYHVPVLHGSFSGPQFTNMMASMPEVKFEMTPRGVAVRSIRRQDDGKVFYRVTEAALPTLRVVPNPRVAQFARVESIGWTLPIDDTSFRIYVAGRVKNAGDIGRMRSKFNGKFWWDMTEQEHQQFPGDYEAQVGQGPVTVHSEEHFGQSDRGILMIRRMLADQLEAMAAGRDPIGVSFDADAGQVEFEAGNYIREA; from the coding sequence ATGACGATCACCCAGCGGGACCGCGATCTCGGCACGGCCTATGCGATGAAGCCGTCCACCACCCGGACAGAGCTCACCTCGGTGGTCCGCGGCACGCCGATGGGCGAGCTGTTGCGGCGCTATTGGCACCCGGTCGGGCTCGCCGGCGACGCCACCGATATCCCCAGAAAAGTCCGCGCGCTCGGCGAAGACCTGATCCTCTTTCGCGACCGGCACGGCCGGATCGGCCTGCTGCACGCCCGGTGCTGCCATCGCGGCACCACACTCTATTACGGCAAGGTCGAGGAGGACGGCATCCGCTGCTGCTACCACGGCTGGAAGTTCGACACCGAAGGCCGCTGCCTCGAGCAACCCTGCGAGCCCGAAGGCGGACTGTTCAAGGACAAGGTGCGCCAGCCCTGGTATCCGGTGCAGGAACGCTACGGCCTGATCTTCGCCTATATGGGTCCGGCCGATAGAAAGCCGGTGCTCCCCCGCTACGAGTGCCTGGAGACGATGGACGACGGCGAGTTCGTCGAGGCCGACGATTCCTCGATCGGCGGTGGCGGTCCGGCCGTGATCCCCTGCAACTGGCTACAGCATTTCGAGAACGTCGCCGACCCCTATCACGTGCCGGTGCTGCACGGCTCGTTCTCCGGCCCGCAATTCACCAACATGATGGCCTCGATGCCCGAGGTGAAGTTCGAGATGACGCCGCGCGGCGTCGCGGTGCGCTCGATCCGCCGGCAGGACGACGGCAAGGTGTTCTACCGCGTCACCGAGGCCGCCCTGCCCACACTCCGCGTCGTGCCCAATCCGCGGGTCGCGCAGTTCGCCCGCGTCGAATCGATCGGTTGGACCCTCCCGATCGACGACACCTCGTTCCGCATCTATGTCGCCGGCCGGGTCAAGAATGCTGGCGACATCGGCCGCATGCGCTCGAAGTTCAACGGCAAGTTCTGGTGGGACATGACCGAGCAAGAGCACCAGCAATTCCCCGGCGACTATGAGGCCCAGGTCGGCCAGGGTCCGGTGACTGTTCATTCCGAGGAGCATTTCGGCCAGAGCGACCGCGGCATCCTGATGATCCGCCGGATGCTCGCCGACCAGCTCGAGGCCATGGCTGCCGGCCGCGACCCGATCGGCGTGTCGTTCGATGCCGATGCCGGCCAGGTCGAATTCGAAGCGGGGAATTACATCCGCGAGGCGTAA
- a CDS encoding HU family DNA-binding protein: MQQRGGPHMAKKAATPATITLKHLAAAIAEEQELSKKQAETILTDMVSRITKHLKKGERVRIVGLGILQVRKRAARMGRNPATGEQIQIKASKKVAFRAAKELKEAV, translated from the coding sequence ATTCAGCAACGAGGAGGGCCACACATGGCGAAGAAAGCAGCGACCCCGGCGACAATCACGCTGAAGCACCTGGCAGCGGCCATCGCCGAAGAGCAGGAGCTGTCCAAGAAGCAGGCCGAGACGATCCTGACCGACATGGTTAGCCGGATCACCAAGCACCTCAAGAAGGGCGAGCGCGTCCGCATCGTCGGCCTCGGCATCCTCCAGGTTCGCAAGCGCGCCGCCCGCATGGGCCGCAACCCGGCGACCGGCGAGCAGATCCAGATCAAGGCAAGCAAGAAGGTCGCCTTCCGCGCCGCCAAGGAGCTCAAGGAAGCCGTCTAG
- a CDS encoding MarR family winged helix-turn-helix transcriptional regulator, whose protein sequence is MTEKLRTERVLPPEAVVDAELAPITAMMSSRLMVLANLLRRGALLRYKRLTGLSSVEFGLVASLGRRPPMSVVRLAEAVGMDKGQISRALAELVARKLVAKAANPRDNRETLVSLTKAGLAAHDAIVAGAQERNRRLLEQLGPQDLELLLGHIDRLTLTAAEMLAAERELG, encoded by the coding sequence ATGACCGAGAAGCTCAGGACCGAGAGGGTGCTGCCGCCGGAGGCGGTGGTCGATGCCGAACTCGCGCCGATCACCGCGATGATGTCCTCGCGGCTGATGGTGCTGGCGAATCTGCTCAGGCGAGGGGCGCTGCTGCGCTACAAGCGGCTGACCGGCCTGTCTTCCGTCGAGTTCGGCCTGGTCGCCTCGCTCGGCCGCCGGCCGCCGATGAGCGTGGTGCGGCTGGCCGAAGCCGTCGGCATGGACAAGGGGCAGATCAGCCGGGCGCTCGCCGAGCTGGTGGCGCGCAAGCTGGTAGCGAAGGCGGCCAATCCGCGTGACAATCGGGAAACACTTGTCTCCCTCACCAAGGCCGGGCTCGCCGCCCATGACGCCATTGTGGCCGGCGCGCAGGAGCGAAACCGGCGTCTGCTGGAACAGCTCGGTCCACAGGATCTCGAACTGCTGCTTGGACATATTGACCGCCTCACCCTGACCGCGGCCGAGATGCTCGCTGCCGAGCGGGAGCTGGGCTGA
- a CDS encoding GFA family protein translates to MRIDGQCHCGAVTYQAEIDPERVSICHCTDCQALTGSPYRVTVICTAEQVQLTGGAPRVYGKRGDNGRIRFQHFCGDCGSPLFTAGEDGGPDDWGIRWGSIRQRGQLTPRRQVWCRSAAPWINDLAALPARPME, encoded by the coding sequence ATGCGGATCGACGGGCAGTGCCATTGCGGGGCGGTGACGTACCAGGCCGAGATCGATCCCGAGAGGGTATCGATCTGTCACTGCACCGACTGTCAGGCGCTCACGGGCTCGCCCTACCGAGTTACGGTGATCTGCACCGCCGAGCAGGTCCAACTGACCGGAGGCGCGCCGAGGGTTTACGGCAAGAGGGGCGACAACGGCCGGATCCGCTTCCAGCACTTTTGCGGCGACTGCGGTTCCCCCTTGTTCACGGCCGGCGAGGACGGCGGCCCCGACGACTGGGGCATCCGCTGGGGCAGCATCCGCCAGCGCGGCCAATTGACCCCGCGGCGTCAGGTCTGGTGTCGCTCGGCCGCGCCGTGGATCAATGATCTCGCGGCATTGCCGGCGCGGCCCATGGAGTGA
- the pepT gene encoding peptidase T, producing MLAPALDFKHTVTERFLRYAVIDTQSDPDSPTTPSTEKQKNLGRLLVAELQAMGISDAHLDSCGYVYATIPSNTDKTVPVICFCSHMDTSPDCTGRNVRPQIVKNYRGGDIVLPADASQVIRAAEHEALADQIGNDIITTDGTTLLGADNKAGLAEIMDAAHFLVSNPQVKHGTIKILFTPDEEIGRGVDKVDIKKLGADFGYTMDGETAGHIEDETFSADGASVIIEGVATHPGFAKGKMEHAIKIAAAIVDRLPKDTCSPETTEGKEGFLHPVAISGALENARIDFIVRDFTEPGLKQKEALLEGIVKDVMTGYPRSTYRIEVKQQYRNMKEVIDRHPQIVAYAIEAIERAGLTPVRTSIRGGTDGSRLSFMGLPCPNIFAGEHAFHSRLEWVSRQDMEKAVQTIVHLAMIWEERA from the coding sequence ATGCTGGCACCGGCCCTCGACTTCAAGCACACCGTCACCGAGCGTTTCCTGCGCTATGCCGTGATCGACACCCAGTCCGATCCGGATTCACCCACCACGCCCTCCACCGAGAAGCAGAAGAATCTCGGCCGCCTCCTGGTCGCCGAACTGCAGGCGATGGGCATCTCAGACGCGCATCTCGATTCCTGCGGCTATGTCTACGCGACGATCCCGTCCAACACCGACAAGACGGTGCCGGTGATCTGCTTCTGCTCGCACATGGACACCTCGCCCGACTGCACCGGCAGGAACGTCAGGCCGCAGATCGTGAAGAATTATCGCGGCGGCGACATCGTGCTCCCGGCCGACGCCTCGCAGGTGATCCGCGCCGCCGAGCACGAGGCACTCGCCGACCAGATCGGCAACGACATCATCACCACCGACGGCACCACCCTGCTCGGCGCCGACAACAAGGCCGGGCTCGCCGAGATCATGGATGCGGCGCATTTCCTGGTCAGCAATCCACAGGTCAAGCACGGCACGATCAAGATCCTGTTCACGCCGGACGAGGAGATCGGCCGCGGCGTCGACAAGGTCGACATCAAGAAGCTCGGCGCCGATTTCGGCTACACCATGGACGGCGAGACCGCAGGTCACATCGAGGACGAGACCTTCTCGGCCGACGGCGCCAGCGTCATCATCGAAGGCGTCGCGACCCATCCGGGCTTCGCCAAGGGCAAGATGGAGCACGCGATCAAGATCGCCGCCGCGATCGTCGACCGGCTGCCCAAGGACACCTGCTCGCCCGAGACCACTGAAGGCAAGGAAGGCTTCCTGCACCCGGTGGCGATCTCCGGCGCGCTGGAGAATGCGCGGATCGACTTCATCGTGCGCGACTTCACCGAGCCGGGTCTGAAGCAGAAGGAAGCGCTGCTGGAAGGGATCGTGAAGGACGTCATGACCGGCTATCCACGCTCGACCTACCGCATCGAGGTCAAGCAGCAGTACCGCAACATGAAAGAGGTGATCGATCGCCACCCCCAGATCGTCGCCTACGCGATCGAGGCGATCGAGCGCGCTGGACTGACGCCGGTGAGGACCTCGATCCGCGGCGGCACCGACGGCTCGCGGCTGTCCTTCATGGGGCTGCCCTGCCCGAACATTTTCGCCGGCGAGCACGCCTTCCATTCGCGACTCGAATGGGTCAGCCGGCAGGACATGGAAAAGGCCGTGCAGACCATCGTGCATCTGGCCATGATCTGGGAAGAGCGGGCGTAG
- a CDS encoding class I SAM-dependent methyltransferase: protein MDAGHPQNADQIAYWNGPGGQRWATRQAAQDVVLRPVLDLLIDRAAPKAGERVVDVGCGSGASTFALAAKVAPDGRVLGVDVSEPMLTQARQSAPQGLPVEFALADATVYPFAPESFDLLASRFGVMFFADPALSFANLRKAMRNSGRLAFACWQEPRENPFFMAPLQAVYKHVPKLPPLGPEDPGPFAFASEARVKRILGEAGFSGIAMEPCKVELDIATGRGIDAAIQSALEIGPASRALEGHPDQVRAAAIASMREALAPFAKGDSVPLPGAIWIVTARAS, encoded by the coding sequence ATGGACGCAGGTCACCCGCAAAACGCCGATCAGATTGCCTACTGGAACGGGCCGGGCGGCCAGCGCTGGGCCACACGGCAGGCCGCGCAGGACGTCGTGCTGCGGCCGGTGCTCGACCTCCTGATCGATCGCGCCGCGCCGAAGGCCGGCGAGCGCGTTGTCGATGTCGGCTGTGGCAGCGGCGCCTCGACGTTTGCGCTGGCGGCGAAGGTCGCGCCTGATGGCCGGGTGCTCGGTGTCGACGTCTCAGAACCGATGCTGACACAGGCGCGGCAGAGCGCCCCGCAGGGCCTGCCGGTCGAGTTCGCACTTGCCGACGCAACCGTCTATCCGTTCGCCCCCGAGAGCTTCGACCTGCTGGCCTCGCGCTTCGGCGTGATGTTCTTCGCCGATCCCGCGCTGTCGTTCGCCAATCTGCGCAAGGCGATGCGCAACAGCGGACGGCTGGCCTTCGCCTGCTGGCAGGAGCCGCGCGAAAATCCGTTCTTCATGGCGCCGCTGCAGGCCGTCTACAAGCACGTGCCGAAGCTGCCGCCGCTCGGCCCCGAGGATCCCGGCCCGTTCGCGTTCGCCTCCGAAGCGCGGGTGAAGCGGATTCTGGGCGAGGCCGGCTTCTCCGGCATTGCCATGGAGCCGTGCAAGGTCGAGCTCGATATCGCGACCGGGCGCGGCATCGATGCGGCGATCCAGAGCGCGCTCGAGATCGGGCCCGCCAGCCGCGCGCTGGAAGGCCATCCGGATCAGGTGCGCGCCGCCGCCATCGCGTCGATGCGCGAGGCGCTGGCGCCGTTCGCGAAGGGGGATTCCGTGCCGCTGCCTGGCGCGATCTGGATCGTGACCGCGCGGGCTTCCTAA
- a CDS encoding MFS transporter: MVDVAPQAAAPTQAAATPSTRRYYVLALLTIIYALNFLDRTIFNVLIEPIKKEFALSDTTMGLLAGFGFVLFYSLLGIPIARMADRLNRRNIVALAFAFWSAMTYLCGLASSVTTLALARIGVGIGESAGTPASQSMIADLFDKNERPRALGIYAIGTYLGVFLGYFIGGYVNQHYGWRMAFFTAGLPGIALAAVLWLTISEPKRGAMAETFKAEPIGPTLRFLISQPSFVIVLVGFCLTTYTNYATAVWIPPFLARIHHLTSAEIGTYAGTFKGLAGMAGTLIGGLVVAQIGRRDDRWKLWAPAIMSGLAGPVFALCMLTPSFTLMVATLALTSFMVGFHLGPIFAIAQTVAKPSMRALASALVLLTATCFGQGVGPLAVGMINDALKGIYGVDAVRYSLLSAAVTTTLGALLFVWAARWIRADIARAS, from the coding sequence ATGGTCGATGTCGCACCGCAGGCGGCGGCACCAACGCAAGCCGCGGCAACGCCTTCCACGCGCCGCTACTACGTGCTCGCGCTGCTCACCATCATCTACGCCCTCAATTTCCTCGACCGCACCATCTTCAACGTGCTGATCGAGCCGATCAAGAAGGAGTTCGCACTCAGCGACACCACGATGGGCCTGCTCGCCGGGTTCGGCTTCGTGCTGTTCTACTCGCTGCTCGGCATTCCCATCGCGCGGATGGCCGACCGCCTCAACCGCCGCAACATCGTGGCCCTCGCCTTCGCGTTCTGGAGTGCGATGACCTATCTCTGCGGCCTCGCCTCCAGCGTCACGACGCTGGCGCTGGCGCGGATCGGCGTCGGCATCGGGGAATCCGCGGGCACGCCGGCGTCGCAATCGATGATCGCCGATCTGTTCGACAAGAACGAGCGGCCGCGCGCGCTCGGCATCTACGCGATCGGCACCTATCTCGGCGTCTTCCTCGGCTATTTCATCGGCGGCTACGTCAACCAGCACTATGGCTGGCGGATGGCCTTCTTCACCGCCGGCCTGCCCGGCATCGCGCTTGCCGCCGTGCTGTGGCTGACGATATCAGAACCGAAACGCGGCGCGATGGCCGAGACCTTCAAGGCCGAGCCGATCGGGCCGACATTGCGCTTCCTGATCTCGCAGCCGAGCTTCGTGATCGTGCTGGTCGGGTTTTGCCTGACGACCTACACCAACTACGCAACGGCGGTGTGGATCCCGCCGTTCCTGGCGCGCATCCATCATCTCACGAGCGCCGAGATCGGCACCTATGCCGGCACCTTCAAAGGGCTCGCCGGCATGGCGGGCACGCTGATCGGCGGCCTCGTGGTGGCGCAGATCGGCCGTCGCGACGACCGCTGGAAGCTATGGGCGCCGGCGATCATGTCCGGCCTCGCCGGCCCGGTGTTCGCGCTGTGCATGCTGACGCCAAGCTTCACGCTGATGGTCGCAACGCTGGCGCTGACCTCGTTCATGGTCGGCTTCCATCTCGGCCCGATCTTTGCGATCGCTCAGACGGTGGCTAAACCCAGCATGCGCGCGCTGGCCTCCGCGCTCGTGCTGCTCACCGCCACCTGCTTCGGCCAGGGTGTCGGCCCGCTCGCCGTCGGCATGATCAACGACGCCCTGAAGGGGATCTATGGCGTCGATGCAGTCCGCTACTCGCTGCTGTCGGCGGCGGTGACGACGACGCTCGGCGCGCTGCTGTTCGTCTGGGCAGCGCGCTGGATCCGTGCCGATATCGCGCGCGCCAGTTAG
- a CDS encoding TRAP transporter substrate-binding protein, with protein sequence MFGKRAIAAAEFDFKLGVDTPETHPLTIRLAEAAKAVAERSSGRLNITVFPNSQLGGDPEMLSQVRAGGIELMAAPSLTLSILVPLSGLPSIGFAFQSYDQVWAAMDGGVGDLVREAITRSGVVPLRKVWDNGFRQITSSSSRQLNGVDDLKGFKIRVPVTALLTSLFSGLGALPSSISYSELYSALQTHIVEGQENPLAQVSTGKLYEVQKYCALSNHCWSGYWIIGNRRAMAGLPPDLVEVINAAFDAAAVKERTDLVEMDRSLQAELTGKGMTFNKPDHVQFRAALVKAGFYTQWQKTYGADAWAALEKYTGKLT encoded by the coding sequence ATGTTTGGCAAACGAGCTATTGCCGCGGCCGAGTTCGACTTTAAGCTTGGCGTTGACACCCCGGAAACCCATCCGCTGACGATCCGTCTCGCCGAAGCGGCCAAGGCGGTCGCGGAGCGTTCGTCCGGCCGGCTCAACATCACGGTGTTTCCGAACAGCCAGCTCGGCGGCGATCCCGAGATGCTGTCGCAGGTCCGGGCCGGCGGGATCGAGCTGATGGCCGCGCCGAGCTTGACCCTGTCGATCCTGGTGCCCTTGTCGGGCTTGCCCAGCATCGGCTTTGCCTTCCAGTCCTACGACCAGGTCTGGGCCGCGATGGACGGCGGCGTCGGCGATCTCGTGCGCGAAGCGATCACCAGGAGCGGCGTGGTGCCGCTCCGGAAGGTCTGGGACAATGGCTTCCGCCAGATCACCTCGTCGTCGAGCCGGCAACTCAATGGCGTCGACGATCTCAAGGGTTTCAAGATCCGCGTGCCGGTGACCGCGCTTCTGACCTCGCTGTTCTCCGGTCTCGGCGCGTTGCCGTCGAGCATCTCCTACAGCGAGCTCTATTCGGCGCTGCAAACCCATATCGTCGAAGGGCAGGAAAACCCGCTGGCGCAGGTCTCGACCGGCAAGCTCTACGAGGTGCAGAAGTACTGCGCGCTGTCGAACCATTGCTGGAGCGGCTACTGGATCATCGGCAACCGCCGCGCGATGGCGGGCCTGCCGCCTGATCTCGTCGAGGTCATCAATGCCGCGTTCGATGCGGCAGCAGTGAAGGAGCGCACCGACCTGGTCGAGATGGACCGCTCGTTGCAGGCTGAACTGACTGGGAAGGGCATGACCTTCAACAAGCCAGATCATGTACAGTTCAGGGCCGCGCTGGTGAAGGCCGGGTTCTACACGCAGTGGCAGAAGACCTATGGCGCGGATGCGTGGGCGGCGCTGGAGAAATACACCGGCAAGCTGACGTGA
- a CDS encoding nuclear transport factor 2 family protein — protein sequence MPIENLLKTYEAALNAGDVDAIMKLYGREPAFMPQHSPALMGREAVRAGYEQVFRTIKLDVKFHIHEVETFGDWQWVRTSSTGRTRILAAGLEIDEGNNELFIFRREDSVWKIHRYLFATTQPRA from the coding sequence ATGCCAATCGAAAACCTCCTCAAGACCTACGAAGCCGCTCTCAACGCAGGTGATGTCGACGCAATCATGAAGCTCTATGGGCGGGAGCCCGCTTTCATGCCGCAGCATTCTCCTGCGCTGATGGGGCGAGAAGCTGTCCGGGCTGGCTACGAGCAGGTGTTCAGGACGATCAAACTCGACGTCAAATTCCATATCCACGAAGTCGAGACGTTCGGGGATTGGCAATGGGTGCGCACGAGCTCGACCGGCCGTACCAGGATTCTGGCGGCGGGGCTCGAGATCGACGAGGGCAACAACGAACTGTTCATCTTCCGACGTGAGGACAGCGTGTGGAAGATCCATCGTTATCTCTTCGCAACTACGCAGCCACGGGCTTAA
- a CDS encoding FAD-binding oxidoreductase codes for MRSPLEACRDNPSGPACRDAFRELKNPYSIGDDPALTQTTGYLDAWTSEPSVYAVAARDTADIVAAVNFARDNNLRLVVRGGGHSYLGTSSAPDSLMIWTRAMNDITLHDGFIARGCEDPPQPAVTVGAGAIWMHVYNEVTTKGGRYVQGGGCGTVGVAGLVQGGGFGSYSKNYGIAAASLLEAEIVTADGVARIANARNNADLFWALRGGGGGTFGVVARMTLRTHSLPDLFGFANMTVRAASSASFRKLIGAFIDLYAARLHNPHWGEIVNVKPGNVLDIQLSFQGLAKPQADELWQPFIGFVTEARDEFTFVRAPSIRTGPAARRWDLDYIRQRAPQAIQFDDRPGAPADNAFWTANLSEAGHFIHGFESLWLAASLLDGADRERLVDALLAAAQHSTVELHFQKGLAGGSETAIATAKQTATNPAVIDAFALAIIASEGPPAYPALRGHEPDLADARKHAAAIANAVGELRKVAPDGGAYLAESSFFERDWQRAYWGANYPRLLQIKQKYDPAGVFFVRHGVGSNDWSDDGFTRLTTHQ; via the coding sequence GTGAGATCGCCGCTGGAGGCATGTCGCGACAATCCTTCCGGTCCGGCCTGCCGCGACGCATTCAGGGAGCTGAAGAATCCCTACTCCATCGGCGACGACCCGGCCCTGACCCAGACCACGGGCTATCTCGACGCCTGGACGTCGGAGCCGAGCGTCTATGCTGTCGCGGCGCGAGACACCGCCGACATCGTCGCTGCCGTCAATTTTGCCCGTGACAACAATCTCCGGCTGGTCGTCAGGGGCGGCGGCCACAGCTATCTCGGCACATCGAGCGCACCGGATTCGCTGATGATCTGGACGCGCGCGATGAACGACATCACGCTGCATGACGGCTTCATCGCGCGGGGCTGCGAGGATCCGCCACAGCCGGCCGTCACCGTGGGCGCCGGCGCGATCTGGATGCACGTCTACAACGAGGTGACCACCAAAGGTGGCCGCTACGTGCAAGGCGGTGGCTGCGGCACGGTCGGCGTCGCGGGTCTGGTGCAGGGCGGCGGGTTCGGCAGCTACTCGAAGAACTACGGCATCGCCGCAGCGAGCCTGCTGGAAGCCGAAATCGTGACAGCGGACGGCGTCGCGCGGATCGCAAATGCCCGCAACAATGCCGATTTGTTCTGGGCCTTGCGTGGCGGCGGCGGAGGCACTTTTGGTGTCGTCGCCCGCATGACTTTGCGGACCCATTCACTTCCCGACCTCTTCGGCTTCGCCAACATGACGGTCCGCGCCGCGTCAAGCGCGTCATTCCGCAAGCTGATCGGGGCGTTCATCGATCTCTACGCTGCGCGCCTGCACAATCCGCATTGGGGCGAGATCGTCAACGTCAAGCCGGGCAACGTGCTCGACATCCAGCTCTCGTTTCAGGGCCTTGCCAAGCCGCAGGCCGACGAGCTGTGGCAGCCCTTCATTGGTTTCGTCACCGAGGCGCGCGACGAATTCACCTTCGTTCGCGCGCCGTCGATCCGCACCGGTCCGGCGGCGCGGCGCTGGGACCTCGACTATATCAGGCAACGTGCGCCGCAGGCGATCCAGTTCGACGATCGTCCCGGCGCTCCGGCGGACAACGCGTTCTGGACCGCAAATCTGAGCGAGGCTGGACATTTCATTCATGGCTTCGAATCGCTGTGGCTGGCAGCTTCGCTGCTGGACGGCGCGGATCGCGAGCGGCTCGTCGATGCCCTGCTCGCGGCGGCGCAGCACTCAACGGTCGAATTGCATTTCCAGAAAGGGCTGGCCGGCGGATCGGAGACCGCGATCGCCACCGCGAAGCAGACTGCGACGAACCCGGCCGTGATCGATGCCTTCGCGCTCGCCATCATCGCGAGCGAGGGCCCGCCGGCCTATCCGGCCTTGAGAGGTCACGAGCCGGACCTGGCTGACGCGCGCAAGCATGCCGCAGCCATTGCCAACGCGGTGGGCGAACTCAGAAAGGTCGCGCCGGATGGCGGCGCCTATCTCGCGGAAAGCAGTTTCTTCGAGCGGGACTGGCAGCGAGCCTATTGGGGCGCGAACTATCCGCGGCTCCTGCAGATCAAGCAGAAGTACGATCCGGCGGGCGTGTTCTTCGTGCGGCACGGCGTGGGCAGCAACGACTGGAGCGACGACGGATTTACGCGGCTCACGACACATCAGTGA